The Triticum aestivum cultivar Chinese Spring chromosome 4B, IWGSC CS RefSeq v2.1, whole genome shotgun sequence sequence CAGGCGGCGGGGTTCCATGCCCGGCACGTGAGGTCGCGGAAGGTCAACGAGAGGACTCTGATGGGTGCTCCCATGTTCCACTCCATGGGTTTCTTCTTCACGCTGAACGGGCTGGCGCAGGGGTTTACCACGGTGGTGATGACGGCCGTGGCCACCCGGGCGGGGTTAAGGGGGATGCTGGAGGCAGCGCAGCGGTGGGAGGTCacggagatgacggcggcgcctcCCGTGGTGCTGGGGATAACGAAAGACCGGTGCCGGCTGACGAGTCTGGTGCGGGTGATCTGCGGCGGCGCCCCTCTGCCGACGTCGGTGGCGGAGCAGTTCCGCCGGCGCTTCCCTCACGTGGATCTGTGCATGGTTAGTGTTTCCAAACGTTTATGCTTTTTTTTCCGAAGAAAACGTTTATCCTTTTCATCACTAACAAAAAGCAGTACAAAGTTCAAACCACATGGACATGGTGTATGTGGTAAGCAACCTCAAAACAAACAATTTCAACAAAAAACGCAAAGTTTTAAAAGTGCACACATACAGTCCCATATTTTCCCGTTCTAAAATTATGCGTATGTTGTTTCCTTTGTCTAACATAAATGGGATCCACAAACGCATCATATAAAGAAGAGAGCATTTGGTGCTCAcgaagttttcttttataaaaaaatgcaacaGGCTAATCTAGGCCGGGTTGGTCTCGTTTTTTGTGTGTTGTCGTCTGCTGGGTCTTAGAACAATAAAATGGTTGATAAGTTTTGGTGAAATAACCCTGCAAAAAGAAGTAATAATGTCCTAGCCAGTTTCAAGAACCATTAGAAAAATCAGTTTTattagaactcatctagatgagatataatttggtctcattcgcGTTTTATATCCATTGGATGTGAttctataagatgcgtgtgtgctgacgtgggttatATTTGTTCTTGTTTTTAAAGTGAATGAGATCAAATTATATTTCATCTAGATGAGTTTTAGGTACTCCCTAGAAAAATAGCTGCGTGCGTAGCATGCTCTGTTTGAATATGTGGGAAATTGGATTCAGAAAATGATATAGAAGTCCAAAGGGGGTCGAAATGATGTGACAAGTCTAGGAAGAAATCTTCATAAGGCCAAATTACATGGATTAATATTCGAAACGTTTCGGCTTTTCATCACTAACGAAAAGTACAAAGTCCAAGAAAATAGTACACATATATACAAGTAAAAGGAAAGTACACATATGTATACAGTTCAAAAAAGTACTCTCTTTATAAAGAACTATGAGAGCATTTAGATcagtaaagtagtgatctaaaccatcttatatttctttacagaagaACTACAATAATGTTCATTGATACCTTTGTCTAACATAAATGGGATCGACAATCGCATCGTATTAAGAACAAATTTGCAGGCAACAGGTACTGCAAGTCCCCTGGGTCTAGAACAATGAATTGTTTATAAGTTTTGGTGAAGATAATAATATAATGTCCCAGCCAGTTTCGAGAACCATTAAGAAAGTCATTGCATGTTTAGCGTTCTCTGTTTGAATATGAGGCAAATTGGATTCAGAAAATGATGCAGAGGGCCAAACTACGTGAATATGGGGCAAATGGGATCAAAATGATGTGACAAGTCTGGGGAGAAATCTTCACAAGGGCCAAATTATACGGCTAAATATTGATAAGTTTAGGAAGGTTCGCAAAGTAGACGGCTTCCAATCAAGCTGTAGACTTTTTATTTTGGCTTGCCTACATATTGGCAGGCCAACTTTTCTGACACCAAACCAAGCAACCCTTGCGTATTTGTACGACAGTAAATAAGTATCCTACAATTGCGATTGTTTCAACGTTTTTTTTTGGGTCCAAAATTGAGGTAGCCTTCAACTCCAAAACTTGCTACAAATTGATAAGTTTAGGGAGGTTCGCAAAGTAGACGGCTTCCAATCAAGCGGTAGACATTTTTTTTTGGCTTGCCTAAGTATTGGCAGGCCAACTTCTGACACCAAACCAAGCAGCCCTTGGGTATTTGTACGACAGTAAATAAGTATCTTACAATTGCGATTGTTTCAACGTTCTTTTTTGTTGCAATGGCGATTGTTTGAAAGTTATCTTTCTTTTACGGAACAGAAGGTAGTACGACTATTTTCGATCGTGACATCGGTGGACGCTAAGTAAGATACAAAATTGTGATGCTGCTGACCCTAATTGTACTCACTATGCTCCACTTGTATCAGAATATAACTAATGTGACGATTGCTGATGTGGACAAGACAGCCAAAACCAAGACTAATCCACCCGTACAACATcacaaaaaaagtaaaaaaactcAGTACGACTTTTTATTTGGAAACAACCTAAACTGAACCCACAAATTGCGTCGAACCGGACAACGACAGAGATAGCTTTTGTTAGCCTAAAAAAGGACATGCATCCATTTCTCCTTGGAGCATTTGTTTCGTCACCTCTTTGTTAGAATTTCTTTCGGAAAACCTTATGTCTTATTTTTTCTTAAAAAAGAGATATATGTATAtacattctttttctttttaatgagTGTGCTTCAGTTTAGAGAGTGCTTCTACTTCAGTTTTCAAGGTTCAAGCAAGGCCCATTTAGATTTAGGGAGTAGGGACCAGAACGAAAGAAAAATAGAGTAGTTGGCGATCTACGCAACTGAAAATACTTTACCATATAGAGGCATCGAGATTCTAGAAGAACGTTGCAAGTAGTACATGGGGAACACCGTGATGACTGTAGTTTTTAGATTTTGTTTTTGCCAATCACCGTGATGACTGACGAGCAGCGAGCGTACTCCAACGGGACACATCTAGTATGGGATACTCTTTTCGGGTTTATAATTTGGGTACGGATTTTAGGTCTTCAATTGACTAAAATTATATTATTACATTTTTCAGAAATATATATTTAAATTCTTCATCAAATAAAGTTCTTAACAATATACTCCCTccctcccaaaataagtgtctcaagcttaatACAGTTTTATACAGAGTTAGTATAAAGTtgtgacacttattttgagacggaggaagtAATTTTTATGACATATTATACATACTTTATTTGTTACTCTCTCCGTTCGAAAAAATTTGTCCCTCAAATAAACATATCTAGCGTAAATTAAAGATCTAAAAACTAATGCCCGACTTGTAAACCGAACAAAAGTACTAGAAAAGTAATTGTTTTCTGTGGAGATAGAAAAGTAATATAAAATATTAGTAATACTTCCGCAATATTTTTGCTTAACCTTGACCGGCCTCACACTAGTAGTATAAAAGCATTCGCACgcgtatactccctccattcccttatacaaggccacaatgAAAATTACAATttacatctatacaaggccacaaactgtaatcgaggcaaaaattaatgatgttttgtCGTACTACCAACTGTTTTAATACATGCAttcatgtagtcataatgacactgtgctacttccttctaattccttccttgcatgcatgtgggCATATTAATGACCTCAGTTAACGAAAAGAAAAGTGGACTTCCAAAGAAGTCATTAAATTTTATCTtgatacctgtaatttgagtttgtggccttgtataagggaatggatgGAGTACATAAATTACATAAAACTATGTTATAAGAAAATATGCGGCGATTTCACCAAAAGTGCAGCTTTCATGTTGGGAAGAGAAATGTGCTTAATATTGTAGCACTATTTTGTCTCCAAACTTCTTAAAAGATAAACCGAATTAAATCTCACATCCAACACGTAGGCGATGAGACTTTGAGTTCTGGTTTATCTCAAGCCACCTCTCCGCCAGAGCCTACCACCGCTCAAGCCATGGCTCGTCCACACGGTTTAGTGATTCGTCAGTTCCTTGAAAATATGATTTGGATCAGTCAATTCTGGATGCAGAGCAGCGTCTGGCCCTGAGGCCAAGCCAGGAGCGAGCAGTCTCATGCGAAGGAGAGTTCTAGGTTAGACAAATGCGAGTGGGGAGGGGGCTTTTCGTTTTGACCCCCGATCAGATTAGACATAGCCCGAGCAGGAGACGTGGTCAACCCGGCTGGTGGCGGTGAGACTCAAGAGGGAAATCGCTCGAGGCTGATCCACCGTGGAGATCTCAGAGGTGATCGCCGCCTAGGCACGTCGAGCGTAGGTAGGTCGGGTATGGCTATGGGGCGAGAATTGAGGTCTCAAAATTAGACAATATTGACATGGCAACTTATTTTTTTTCAGTTGAATTTATTTAGGACATCCTTCACAAAAGAAATGTGGCACGAAAGATGAGCATACATCAACAATACTAGTCTAACATGATAAGCTTAAGTAACAACAAGTTGGGGCCATCGGCTTTTTTAAGCTGCTACGACGGGCGAAAGTCGGCCGGAACCATTTTCATTTTCACAAACAAGATCTATATACGACAAATCGGATATAACATGTAGCCCTGGACACACACAAGAAGGTACAGGGAAAGACATATAGAGAGCCGGAAACAAGCTATGACAAGTACCCATAGTTCGCGCCATAGTCAAATTATAATCTAGTTATTTGATTATTTGATTGAAATTCAGTCAAATTGACGTGGGCATTTGGTCATTTATCAAGTTGAAAATGGCAATAGCGGAAACGTCAGTGTTCAATGTTGCCCGAAAAATGTCTGAAACCAAAAAGTCTGGAACCACGGTGTCCACTGTCAGCCTTGGATCCTCCGAACCAAGCACAGAAACGCAGTACGCTACCCAACAGCATTAAACGCATGATTCCATTTCCATCTTCGTTCATGAGGCACATCTATCGTGGTtcgtatgcatgcatgcatgcgtgcaatgTCGCCGCGGGACATGGGAGTACCCAAGTTTACGATTCCTGCCGCGCCATGCATGTTCTCAGTGCCTCTCCTGCAATGATGTTGCTTCAGCAATCCATCGCCGGGGTCGATGCTGGTTGCTGGATCACAAACCATGTGATGGGACTGGGACCGCACAAAATCAACAGCCGACTAGATCATGATCTCGGCCGCTTTTGACCGCAGACTGTTGCGTTACTTGCACATCACTCACTCGCTGCATTTGTCCACGTGCTGCATCGGCAACTACTTGCCAATAATAAGTGGTTTGTCGGATCCGAATCTGGTAGATCTGAATCTCGTTGGATATATTCACGAGTAATGCAGGAGCATGTCAATtgtaaaaaggaaaagaaattgaGATAAcaatgccatccaatgctgcccacaTACATCCGGCAAATTCGAACTAATTGGACGAAATTCGTTCAAACCGAATGAATTTCATTGAAGATCCGACATAATTTACATAAAAGGTCGATAAACAAACAAAAACTAAACCCTATTGTAGAAATGCATGcgctagccaatgcaaccaaaaggcCGATCTGATGAAAGaaactaggcagcacattatacgtcaacacctATATCGGACGGTCACCTTGTACGCGTAGCCGTCCTGCCCTGCCGCACCGGCGTCTTCATCAATGCCGTCGTTGTCGTCGTGGTGGTGGTCCCTCCAGCGGCGGAACGACGCCGGATGGCCACGGCAACCTTGTCCGGCAGCTGCCTGCCGCTCGCGAAGGAGCCGCTCCGCCTCCTGATGCGCGTTGCGAAGTGCCGCCGCGACTAGTGCCGACGTGGTCTTCGAGCCCTGGCGGCGGCCTTGCCGCGACCGGCGTTGGCGGAGGAGTCGCTAAGCGACCACTCCTCGCCGATCTTGGCGAGCTCGTCATCAAGGAGGCGGTGCCGCCTGGCGGCTGTCTCCACGATGGTCACAAAGCGGTCGAGCGCCCACGCGGTGGCGAGGTCAGAGTCATTGCGGACCCAGTCTGGTGCCACATCGCTCTTGGCGAACGCGGAGCGGCGACCGACATTGCGCCGGTCGTACCTCGCCTGCTGCCTCGCCGCGCGCTCCGCCTCGGAGACGACGACCCTCGAGCCCAAGGCACATCCGTAACTTCCTCCTCCGAGGTAGCAGAGGGAGCGACCCCGCGCCTTCCTGATCGCGGGCGGCAACTTCTCCTTGACAGCGAGGCGGTGGTGGTGCAGCAAGGACACCAGCTCCTTCTTGTCCTAGCATCCGATCAGGACGCCGTAGTGGTGGTGCAGgggcgaggccggctcctccttgAAGACTGTGACACCTCCTTGATGCGCGCCGACAATGGTGGTGATGGGCCCATGTAACGAAGCGACTGCTCCGTCATTATCTTTATCTGACACACGAAATCTCCGTCCGTAAGACTGGCCTCCTTGAAGAGTCGGGGCTGCTGCTGCGTGGCGCCTGGTCCTCGTCGTCACTGGAGGAGATGACGATCTCCTCCTTGGCGGAGGAGCCGACCGCCGTGGATGACGAAGGGCCCGGAGAGCGACGACGGCTGCGCCAGAACCATCGGAGGAAGAGCTTCCGCCGATGCCGCCTGCCGGAAGCACCATGACTTCAGCATCCCCTCTGGGATCGGACAAGATGAAGGGCTCGGCGAGGTGGGTGACGGGGAGGCGGAGTGCTGCGGTGCTTGGGGAGGGGGATTGCggctctgtgcttcaccgaagcaTGGCTTATATAGCCGCGGCCATGCCAGGTGAAGGGGCGGTTAGCTCGCTTCAATGTGGCGTAGCAgccagagttggttcctcgggaaGCTGCGTCCGCATTGAAGCGGCGGCTGCCGAGAGGTCGCGTCGGTCAGCGGCGCCCTCCGCCCGGTCACATCACGCGACATCAATGCCGGCCGCTCCATGCTCTGGGGCGGCATGAATGCGGCGCGGTAAGCGACACGTGCATTGGAAGAAAAACGCGGGAGGGGCGGATGGGGGGTTTGGGTGGGCCAGTGTGGTCAAAAGCGGGCTTGAGAGCGGTCCGGATGCCCGCAAAGCTCCCCACGTTTGTCTCCGGCTTGCGGCGTCCGAACCGTGCCGTGGACTAATACAGATCGGTGTTGAATGGCTTCCGCGGTCCGGGCAGTAAGGCCCAGACGTATGTGGGAGGTTTGAGggtgccgttggagatgcccttacaaacATTGAAATCTCTTTCAAGTTGCTATGTTTTTGTTTCGGGAAGTTGCTATGTGTTTGTAGCTGTTCGTAGTTGAAAGGGCCATTTCTGTCGACGGAGATTTTCAATACATTTTCGAAAATCTTGTGGCGTAATTCTttaatgttttttttcctttcgatATTGATAATTCTGTAATGTGTCAACACCTGTACCCATGTTCTTCTGCATTACGAACATTAAAATCTCTTTCATGTTGCTTATGTGTTTCAAGCTGTTCGTAGTTAAAAGAGTCATTTCTGTCAACGGAAATTTTCAGTGCACATTATAAAATCTAGTGACTTAAATCCGCTTCAGGGATACGGCTCAACGGAGGCTGGAGGCATATCTTTGATGGTCGATCGGGACGAGTGCTCCCGCGTAGGCTCCGCCGGCCGTATCTCCCACAACGTCGAGACGAAGATCGTCGACATCATCACCGGCGAGCCCTTGTCCGTCGGGCGGAAAGGGGAGCTGTGCGTGAGAGGCCCTTCTATCATGACAGGTGAACCCACGAACGCACATCGCTGTCAGTTTTGTTTATTTCGGGCGCGCAGATTGCTGTGATCCAGCGCTGAgattacctactgtttttgtttgtgtgcaggttacGTAGGCGACGGTGAGGCGAACGCGGCCGCTTTCGATTCGGAAGGCTGGCTGAAGACCGGCGACCTTTGCTACATTGATCAGGATGGGTTTCTGTTCGTTGTCGATAGGCTCAAGGAGCTTATCAAGTACAAGGCCTATCAGGTCTGCTTTTATCTACGTGTCATTATTGTCATATATAGCAGCATTATTCGCGTGGTTGATGCTTAGCTGGATAAACTGAATAACTGCAGGTCGCGCCTGCAGAGCTGGAGCTTGTCCTGCAATCGCTGCCAGAAATTATTGATGCTGCAGTCATGCCGTAAGTTATTCCCAATAAAATCGAAAATGCTCGTTCATACTCTGATTGAACTTGTTGGTTGAATTCTGCATTGCAATATGTTCTGAACAATAACAAGGCAGATTACAAAACAGGAACATGcttgaaaagaaaaacaaataaacTGCTTATATTATCACAGTACTTGCTTGTATGCAAATAGAGACAAGGGGCTTCGTACCCTTATTAGTTGGAGTGATACTATATGATGAACCGACTTGTTAAGTCTCCGTTGATACTATACCCGTGAGATTTTACATTAAGATCCGTGTAacattttcttttagtttttttttctctttcttgcatgttatgtcacttgactgagacttggttaaatctcaaTCAACTGAGAACTAGCATGAACATGTAAACCATGCCAACTCCTACAGTACTGACGGCTTCACTGGATTTGCAGATATCCTCACGACGAGGCGGGAGAGATACCCATGGCGCTTGTGGTGAGGCAGCCCGGGAGCAAAGTCACGGAGGCGCAGGTCATGGAGCATGTGGCGAAGCAGGTGGCGCCGTACAAGAAGGTCCGCAAGGTTCTCTTCATCGACTCCATACCCAGATCGCCGGCCGGGAAGATCTTGAGGAGGCAGTTGTCAGACCATATGCAGCCTTGCCATGTGTCCAGACTGTGATGAACCTTGTGACCATCGGTGAGATGTATGCGCTGCCATGGGCAGAAACAAGACTCAATATCGTCAGGTGTGCATGGTGCTATACAAATAAAATGGATGGTAAATGACGCCCCATCCCATTGTATATGTAGTAGTAGGTCGCAACCGTGATCTGCTCAAAGTAAGTGTTCAAACCATGTAGTGCCGTCTTGAAACATGTCGTAAAGTATTTTATTTTTGAGGAAATTGCACAAATACACAACTTCTGGAGTTAGGGTAACACAAAACCACAACTCCAGAAAACCACAACTTCAGGTCTAATCGGTAACAAAAAACACAAATCTGTTCTGATTAGTCGGTGAAGGAGAATTATGGCATGTGGGTTCAGTCCTAAATGATCAATTGGgaaaattttcaaccaatttagccCAACCATTTTGAAATTTGGGATGTTTTTGTAAGAATCGGTCAAATTTTCTTCAAGAAATCAAAGTactcaaaaaaactgaaatttttaCAGTAATTCAAAACATGTTAAATGATCAATCCGGGAATTTTTAGCTAACTTGGCCCAGCCATTTAAATTTTGGACAGCTTTTGTAAGATAAAAGTGGTTGATTTGTGTTTTCGTTACTGCTTAGTTCTGGAGTTGTGGTTTTCTGTTAAAATCCTCTAGTGTTGTGGTTTTGTGTTACCTTACCCCCAAAAGTTGTGTATTTGTGCAACTCTCTCTTTATTTTTCTTCGTCTAGTTGTATGCGTATGAGTTTTTGCACCTAGAATTTATacaactagatgataccccacaTGTTGTTGCAGGAATATTTTGTAACATATTTCAATGTGATTCATTGtatatgaaacatgaatatttgaagtaATAATATCAAAAGCCAAAACTAAAAATACATACAATGTTTATTAAATATATATAGCATAATAGAATGAAAATTCTCATgtatgtttgcatgttgagatggGTCTTTTTTCATGCATGTCATGATGAAGTGGCATATGCTCGCATGTTGAGAGACATATGGTAAAGGGGTGGGCCTTTTCTCGTGCATATTGTGcgatgatgtggcatgcttgcatgtcgagagaaatagttagtgggggctatctatttagatatagaagattagtTATGATCATACAAAAATTGTGGTATGAGATGATGTggcatgtttttttttcaaaacggaggcaaaagatttgcctcgtcTATTAAATAAGGGAGGGACAAGGTTCAGGGTTTTACAACACCCACATACACGGCATGACAATTACTCGCGCAAAAAATGACCCCTAGTCTTTTTGCACCAGCGGTGATCTAGAGATTTGCCTCCTCCAAAATGGTGCTGAGAAGGATAAGAGGCGGCCTGCTCTTGTGgtggaactgaaggaaatatgccctagaggcaataataaagttgttattttatatttccttatatcatgataaatgtttattattcatgctataattgtattaaccggaaacttgatacatgtgtggatacatagacaaaatactgtgtccctagtaagcctctactaaactagctcattaatcaaagatggttaagtttcctaaccatagacatgtgttgtcatttgatgaacagaatcacatcattaggagaatgttgtgatgggcaagacccattcgttagcttagcaatatgatcgttcagttttattgtattgctttcttcatgtcatatacatattcctttgactatgagattatgcaactcccggataccggaggaataccttatgtgctatcaaacgtcaaaacgtaaccgagtgattataaagatgctctacaggtatctccgaaggtgtttgttgggttggcatagatcgagattaggatttgtcactccgagtatcggagagatatatctgggccctctcggtaatacacatcataagaagccttgcaagcaaagtgagtaatgagttagttgcaggatgatgtattacggaacaagtaaagagacttgctggtaacgagattgaactaggtatgaagataccgacgatcaaaacttgggcaagtaacatatcgatgagaaagggaataatgtatgttgtcataacggttcgaccgataaagatatttgtagaatatgtgagagccaatatgagcatccaggtttcgttattcgttattgaccggagaggtgtctcggtcatgtctacatagttctcgaacccgtagggtccgcacgcttaacattcgatgacgatattgtattatatgagttatatgatttggtgactgaatgttgttcggagtccggaatGAGATCAgaaacatgacaaggagtctcgaaatggtcgagcagTAAAGATTAATaaataggacgatggtattcagacaccagaagtattccggagggtaccgggtacatatcgagtcatcggaaaggagtttcgggcaaccctggcaaagatatgggcttaatgggccgagGGAGGGACATaccaacccacaaggggctggtgcacccctttcCCTGGCTGCAGGCCctagaggaaggaaaggagggggcgccacctcttCCTGCCTTTCCCCCTtggcaggagaaaggaaaggggggggggcacctcctcctTTCCCCCCCTCATTgccaaaagaaggaaagggggggcgccgacctagggcaggagcccaagtaggatccctcctacttggggcgccccaaggctgctcccctccccctcccacctatatatacatgggaagggggcacctagaacacacaccaacaatcgttagccgtgtgcggtgcccccctccatagtttacgcctctggtcatatcttcgtagtgcttaagcgaagtcctacgcggatcacttcaccatcaccttcacAATGCCGTCGTGCTggtggaactcatctacttccttgacaccttgctggatcaataaggcgaGGACCGTCATCgcgatgaacgtgtgcagatcttggaggtgccgtacgttcgatacttgatcgg is a genomic window containing:
- the LOC123094476 gene encoding 4-coumarate--CoA ligase-like 7, giving the protein MSSALAERSGAIDARTGYCATTRSFVSLRPPLPLPPADVPLTFPAFALSLLPSPLPAHPALLDAATGEAVSYPAFLSQVRALVGALRSRAVPLGRGDVAFVLAPARLDVPVLYFALLAVGVVVSPANPSLTAGEVARLVSLSGASVAFAVSSTAAKLPAGLPTILLDSTHFRSLLHSDQGENESAPLDTGAVCQSATATIQYSSGTTGRVKAAALPHRSFIAQAAGFHARHVRSRKVNERTLMGAPMFHSMGFFFTLNGLAQGFTTVVMTAVATRAGLRGMLEAAQRWEVTEMTAAPPVVLGITKDRCRLTSLVRVICGGAPLPTSVAEQFRRRFPHVDLCMGYGSTEAGGISLMVDRDECSRVGSAGRISHNVETKIVDIITGEPLSVGRKGELCVRGPSIMTGYVGDGEANAAAFDSEGWLKTGDLCYIDQDGFLFVVDRLKELIKYKAYQVAPAELELVLQSLPEIIDAAVMPYPHDEAGEIPMALVVRQPGSKVTEAQVMEHVAKQVAPYKKVRKVLFIDSIPRSPAGKILRRQLSDHMQPCHVSRL